The genomic segment gtaaattcctagggaTTTGAAAAGTAcgcaaaaaattttaaaaggactGTTGTTACTCTCCTGGGATGTGATTAAAtaagatattgctaaaatacctaaaactaaagagaaagagatgaatagggtataaattaaaaaaaattaaaaaatacaaaaatattttatttttgggaaaaaatatactttgatttttatgacttggacacttacactggactaaggaccacgaaggagggagtactgagtaagATTTTACACCATATAAAAACACATCCACATTAactctattttattttctcataacTACTTACCTGTTTTAGTTACTTGGCTtaacttgtttatttactttgctTATAGCATATACTAAAACCTGCTTATTAATTATTtgctttgtttatatatatatatggtttctAAAAGTTTCACCAAAATCGATTTGctcatacaaatacaaaaatattagattttttgtATGTAATGTAGTACAGATTTTGATTGTTATGTTCAATGATAGCTTTGTTAAAAAGGGGAATAAGAAACAAGGAAAGCATGTCTCTTAAAAAAGAAGGTGTCAGACATGGCAGAAGGAAAAGGATGGCTGTTAAAAAGGGGTGTCGGACATGGCaacttaaaaaaaagaataaggaaTACGGATGGCTGGAGAAGAAGAtgacgggggggggggggggggggggtttttttttttttctgtttttatttttttaaaaaaattttattattattaaaaataattattggaTCTTAATGCCacgtattttttttcttattggtCATTTTTGTCACATCATGCTAGTGTGTTACACACACTATACCTTTTGTTGATTGTGCGAAAAAAACCAGATGGATCAAATTTCAGGTGAGTTAGAGGTTTGATAAGTACAAGCCTTAGTTGGAgatctaagtgaatttttgggacaaCTTTAAGTGGTTGTTGATGATGTAAGCCAAAAATATAAAGCatgatttacatatatacattGTGTGTGTATAGATCTCGTatcagattcaaaaaaaaaaaagggatataACAATAATGagggaaaaagaaagaagaaatattTGACactagcatatatatatatgtgtgtgtgccgcacattagaaaagtgatttgaactttttgtccttcattaaaacattctgcaatagacaaaatcgtcttttcatcccttttctttaatttataatataaatattgactataataaatatataaaatattaaatggtGAAAATCTTCTTTCACTTACAGTTAGTTGAATTCTAAATTTATGGTAatattttgttggatattttgttatcaacgtgattttgatttttttctaagaatattttttaagtttatggtaacaattttttttccatgtttatTGGTACACGTTGGGTACGTCACTTCTCAAAAAAAAGGTTGTTATTTCGTTTGTGTAGTATTggactttttcaaaaaaaaaaaaaaaaaaaaaaaaaaaaacttttcccAAAAATATAGGACTTGGTTAATATAAATCCCACTTTAAAAATTTACTCACGGCTGAACAACCCAGTTGTCAATAATTCATATTGCTATGGAACTCATCTAAAtagtaattatataatttttaattttttttctatcaaatatcTATCATCCTAAAGTGATGGTCTTTTAatgcttctttatttttcttcaaaattgttattgtgttttttttttcttttttatagataTCACTTAATTATTCTTGTAATGTTTCATCTTTTAATGGATTCATTATGCAATAAGAGTTGTCTTGGTTTTGATTCTATTTATTTTAAGCTTATACTTTTTAATGAATTgatattgttttctttttcttttatcattagCAGGTTACATATatatgaagaattggagacattAATTTAGGTATCAATGACTATATAattggtaacttgtagctttcAAGAATAGGATATTCTATGAGTTCACATATGATAGTTTATCATTGAACAAGAAGAGTTAAAAAAAACGACAACATTTGTTGATGGAGTTCAAGCTAAATTATGATAAGTAGGTGTTTCTTTGTCTTAATATGCTTTTCTGTTTGGAATAGAACTACCGAAAGGTGCCATGTTACTGGAGCTTAACTTAGCATGATTCAAATTGTAGCACGATTtcttctatatatacacatataagggcataagataatttattataataGAACTCGTAGATTATTAATATGTGGATTGATAATTCATGATCAGTATTATGCTAACGCttatatttattatcattatctattattgattttaattttaaaggCTCAAGTACATTACATATTGAAGAATCTTAACGTTGTGCCAAGTCATATATGTTGCTACAAAGAGAGTTGCCTCAGAGGTTTACGATTAATGAGTTTTTGTACTTAATTGAAAGTAGAAGAAAAAGGTGagttgttctttttttcttctcatatCAAAGAATTATTAATATAGAGAATAATATGTAGATTTTTTGTTCTTATGAACATGAGAtcttattttttctcatattttatatttattttgcatagaattttttttatgaaaagcgAAATTGAGATGGTTTAGACATGTGAAAAACAGAATGCATGAATATCTTAATATGGAGATATTAAAGATTGGTGGTGGATAATTTTACGAGAGGTAAAGTTAGACCTAAAAAGTATTGGAGAGAGTTGATTAGACAATAAGTTAGTATAAACAAAATTCATAGTAATTAGTATTCCAATTTTGGAtcatgaatgaaaaaaaaaagacccaAAGAAGGAAAATTCCGTGAAATTAAAATTCTTTAAGGTTTAGGAGTTTTTATTACCATATCACATTAAGTAATTTTATGCACTTTGAGCTCTTTTTATtagggaaaaaaattatttttactaagTTGAATAATATACAAACTCCAAATATTTAGGATTCCACTAATATAAATTCAGTACGTATAATATTAAATTAGAGTGAAAAGCGGACTCAATTTGCCTTTagtgtctttttcattaattgtaatctttatataaaataaaaggtgTAATTATAATTTACGCACTATCTTTTGTTATATTTActatttatctataatctatatctataatttataatatattaaaaatgtgaagacttttcaaaaagtgatttgaactttttgcttttcattaaaagactcttctttagataaaacgtcttttcactattttcttcaatttattatttaattataatttattaattagactactaaaataaataggactcctaaaatatatggaaagagaatcaattaatatttttctttgtactgatccATTAAAATAATACTCCTAAAAAacgatagaaaaatactccataaaaatttctatatattgacttcttgtattattttttctacacAAACCTTTCAATTAATTCCTTCCAATAATTTAGCCTCGAAGAATTCTCAAATTTCAAATGAAGACCAGTACCACTGTTGTGCTTAAGCTAGATTTGCATGGTGAAGAACATGCTAGAAAGGTTGAACAATCCATTCGTCAATTTAAAGGTaattcattttaattaattaaacgtCATTATGTGTAGATTAGTTAACAAGAAAATTTTGGTAAAGATTTGGTTTAATCAaaagatgaatgtcgatcggcttaacaaattttttggtaaatgttagttttaattaaataaattctctaaaaaatgttgaatttaattattgtatttaattttattatttaaacaaatatcctatttagtgtaatatttaaattcaataaagtgaggtacacgcgcgagacacgtacacctaaactagtatttaAAAAGGTATAACACAAATTATGTAAGAAAGTTACCAGGCTTAACTTTGAAATTATTCGACATCATGCTATAATAGTACTGACAAGAGTTTATTTTCGTTAGATAGTTTATATTAAAATTGTAAATAAGTTTGAACGTATTTGTCTATGTAAAGTTTTTAAAAGAGGATGAATATTTTATCTTAAATTCTTATTCTCGACTTTGAAACATGTATACTctaaaattcataactggaatgttAACAAAAATTACTTAATACCATATACAGACTTAATTTTTTTGGGGCAAAcgattaaatatttaaaatttgggATGAATTAACATCACAAATTTAAATctctaatctatatctatatttatattatattatttgaaacttctgatggtaaaatatatatgtgtttgcaataaaatatttgttatgtttacattattatattaaagtgtgaaggatttttgagaagtgatttgaattttttgcactttattaaaaactttcgcaatagacaaaatcatctaattttaaataatcaaaggctACACGTACGACGCACGTGtggttatatataataataataataataataataataataataataataataataataataagtggcAATAAGCAGGCATGTCGCTTggttcagctgcttcaatcgtaattttactatattacctccaattaattactataagttatttaagtattaaaatttttgtaataatCGATGTGCCTACTTGTATTGCCTGCTTCGGTTGCttcaattgaaattttattatattactccaaattaattactataggttatttaagtatttaaaaaattataataattaataaaaaacgtaaaattgacaaaaaataataaattaacttttgattttttaaattaacttgatgccTTATACTATGCCTATTACCAcctttttcacaagtattttttatagtaattttattatattacttctaattagttattataagtcatttaagacatgagTTCTCCGCTGCTTCAATCGTCATTTTATTagatcacctctaattaattattatgatcgcattagaaaattaataatatttcataaaatagacacaaaacgATATGTCAACATAAACATTTGATTggctatcaaaattatattactaccacataagttaacttttgaaattatatcagtgtcacttaaattgaaatagaagaaatagtattataaatcacaatagttaaaaattaaaattattttaataattaattatctaaattatatttgtatcacataaattgagattaaaaaaataacatatattcgGCCCGTGCTAGCACGAGCCATTTAATGTCTAGTATATATATAGCACGGGTCCTTTAATgtctagtgtatatatatatatatacatgcgaATGGTTCCTAAAAGTTTCACCAAAATCGATTTgcttatacaaatacaaaaatattgaatttgttgTATGTAATGTGGTGCAGATTTTGATTGTTACGTTCTCATTTCAACAATAAATAGCATAGGAAAGAGATAAGTGAGAAGAAAAATGTAAAAGTCATTGTAGATGCTGATGAAATATTGTGAGCACCCACTGTATATACATTTCCAGAGGTTTCATCTTTGACCTTAATGTTCGAAGAGCCTGAAAATTAACCAGCAAAACCATGAACATTGCATACACTAATGATTCTAACATGAATTTCTCAAATATCTTTTATCCTTTTCTTAATACTTTGTTcaacaaataaaatttattgagtacactagagaagaaataaaaattcatcCAAATAAGTGTGAAGGTATGTGTACTTACAGTCATATTGAGTCCAACCAATGGTCTTTTTTTCAAGGTCATACTGAAAAAGATTATTTGATAAAAGCATATCtgcataaaaaaaattcacaagttatgcCACCAACATGTCTAGTAATTATGATAAGCTGCATATTTGATACACAATTCCTGTGCATCTGAGCCGTGCTACTTTTACAAAAGAGTGGAGGAATACTtacaattataattaaaaaagaataaaatgttaatagtaaaatttataattgaattaattttttccCAGGCCTGGAAAGAATATCTCTGACTACTAATCTGCCTTGCAACATTACTCTTCAAAGGCTACAACATTTATTTCAAGCAAATCCTATCCAAATGAAAAAAACTATTGACACAAGGTTGAGTTTCATTAAATTCTTAACATAGTCAAAATTATTACTagtattcttttcttattttagccAAGTTAAATTTGTAAGATTATTTGAGTGGTTATTTATGTGAGGTAAAAAATTACGTGATTTCACTATCGTTCGcctcatatttattttttttttagaatcatTTGAGCTTAAATGTTAAGAAATACATTCATGTTTCATATTTTGTTTATGTAATAGTATCTTGAGGTATTTGGagcttaaataaaaaaaaaaagcaccaaagaaacaaaagaaattaaGGGATGATGAACGTTGCAACGCAacacaaaatgagtgaaaaagGCCAAAGAAGTGAAGCCTTGCGCCAATGCTGCAAAGCAAGAAGTGGTGCGGATTTGGAATGTTGACAGTGACGCTAGTAGGGACTTCACCTAACCCAATTTTGATTAGTTTTTGAAATTCCAAGGTATCTTAACCTCTAGAAATACCCTCATCACACGTTTCCTATGATAGACATTTGATTTGGGGAAGTCAAAGGCTAGGAAAAATCTTAAAACAAGGTCtagttttattcttttattttatttttgactttgcAGTTGTAAACTCAtgaaatcttttttaaaatttatgagtagctaaaccttTAAATTTCTAGCGGTGTAGTTAAACATGAGAATTGTGGCTTGAATATCATATtatctatttcaatttttatttattgagttgcttattcttttcttgatttcaattatttgtttgtttgatcaCCTTAAAAATACTATCTAGGACTTGTTTGTTGGACTTGAAAAAAGAATCGAcaaatgtaaaaagaaaaaatgggtcTAGTTCATAAACCTTATAGGGAAAGGAAATTATTTCATCACTAAGCATAGAAATATATCCTATGACCTAATTTAGTTACTATAGACAACATCCCTATGTAGTTCTGTTAACTGATGACGACCAAAGAAATATAGACGTTAAGGATAGTCAAGTAAGCTTAGAGTTGTTGGAAAACATTCAACATAACAAAAATTAACCTGCAACTATTAACTCGGAAAATCAAACTAGGTGTATGATTAGATAGCTCAACTGGAcaattaaaatatcataacccTAGATCTTTTTCCTCCTCTGAATCACTACACACAAATTCTCCGGTTTATTTAGCATTGTTATATTTTACCTTATTAAAATTCAAAACACTCTCAATTACTTTTTACCTTCCGAATAGCTAAACTATGAATTTAGAATAGAACTTCAATTTGTCAAATCTCTGTGGGTACAATATATAGATTacattctttattaattattcgaTCACGTACACCTGCGTGTGAATGGACGCAACAGTTCGGGTCAAAGTAGAAGCGGGGTAAAGTGATACCTCCTAGTAAATAAGTGGCATCGTCATCTTTCATTACGTCCCCTCCGTCCTGCCAACTGAAACACCATTCATTTTTCTGCAAAATTGAAACAGAGGAAACCGAGATAATGATTAATGTCATCTAAGCTTCAAAAAAATACCCTTGCAGACTAATAGAAAAACTTGTCAACATTCAATTAGGATCTACCCCATCCTAGTTTTCGTACAGAAAGGTCAAaacaaataagatagaaataaatcGTCAAGTGAGGAAAATCACAGTGGTTAGACAAATACATGCAGAGAATGAGCGTAGTAAGAAAAATTCATAACGTTTAGACAAACACATGCAGATATATATTGCAGGAGGTCAACACACTAATGATTCAAGTGTGCCTTTATTGCATCTTGGTGTTTTGTTTATTATGTTCATGCTTAtatggataaattacacaaaccccaaacttgaggatccttattacataaaatctcaaacCTTTAAAAGAATTATATAAAATTCTAGTTCTGTAGATTTGCACTTAATACATATCAGTCGCCTCCCACGGATATATACATCTAATACGTATACATATCAGTCGCCTCCCACAACCACAAACTACTCCACCTTTGTCGCCCCAAATCGTGCGACACAGTATTTCAAAATGTTTCAATGTCTTTGGCGTTTCCCACTAGCTCACTTTGTGTAAGTTATcctatttttaaagtataaaagGGGAGTACATGTAAATCCAAGCAATCGAGTAGAAACAATATAATCCGTCCCTCACCTTCCTCACTCTCACCACACACATATTTACAAAAACAAAATCATGTgattatcttttttcttcattttcttggaTATAGGTAAAAAGTAATGTAATCAAATAGAGAGAGAGAATGCATAGATAGATTACGGTTTCAAAGAGATAATCATGGGGATAGGCTGTCAAAGAAAGATTTCCCTTAAACTTAAATGTTACAGCTGGGAAACCGTCATCAATCCTGCACCAGCGGATCAGTCAAAAATTAGCTAGATTGATCAAAGTggaaataaattttgaaagtgATCTACGTGAATTATCAGAAGCTTGCTTACTTTCCGCTGTACTTAAAGCAGTCGTGAACACCTTCAAACCGATGAATCTTCAACTCTGGTTGCTTTTCCCTAAGCTATAGGGGCacagaattaaaaaaaatgcaagCAGTAAGGGAGAAGGAACCATGTATATATCCAATGCGCACCAACTTCACAGAATGAAATAAATGTACTTAATTAGTACTTTCTAGTTAGCTGAGTTTACCTTGTCAATGAGAGCCTTATAGACCTTGCTTGGAATATATGCTAAGGTTGTTCCACTATCAAGTATCGCTGCCTGACTGGACTTCGACTCAGATTTGTAAGTCGGAATGTTTAGAACTTGACCCCCGACCTCAATATGGTCGAGAGGTAAAGTGTAGTGTGACCTAAACAGGAGATAAGCATTTCAGATGCGTTACTGCTTGTGTAACCAAGTATAAAAACAATTCTGTTTTTCTTGTCCAAATAGATATATCGACAACTCTTGTTGCTCTTTTAACCACCCACTTGCAGCAATTGCCATCTTTGATGTTATCTCCATTAGTTGTGAATAACAGTCAAATCACATTTACAATGTCCCCTTCCCGCATTTCCCGCACTTTGACAGCATGACTACTATATTACTGTACTGTAGTTAAAGATATACTCTCTCcgttaaaaaaataatgatctattttcctttttaatctgTTTAAAAAGGAGTCATTTCTCTTTTTGCCAATATTTCAATTTCacttccacatgacatgtttaataCCATaaaattaaagggcattttggtacatttcacgtaactttaatttaaaaccacaaaattcaaaagtttttttattttctaaacctcatgtcaagtcaaactagatcattctttttgaaacgaaaGAAGTGTAAATAAAAAGTTTTAGCACAATTTATCTGAGAGTTATTGACCAAACAGAGGGCTGAGGAGCATATGCTGTGACCATTGAACAATGGAAAGAGAAAAACTAAGACTATATAGTGAACATTTAGGTTGTTGCTATTCTTGAAAAAGAACTTCGATCACCAAAAAGTCATATGTGAGGCAAACTGGCAAAGGTAGCAGAGTGATATTCAGTGGAATGTGCAGAAGAGGAAAAAAGAGAATTTGAGTTGCACAACAATGTTTGCTACGAATTATTTTCTGTCTACATGCATTACTGAGTAAAGTACGTACTTGTTTGAGAGTAATGGGACTGAGTTTACATGTGGCTCAACTACTTGTCCAATAGCAAATATGCCGCCTCCTTTAACTCCGTCGAGGCAATGTGCAAACTTTTTTTTCACAGTTCCAGAAGCAGCTAACTGTGAGATGAGGGACGAGTTTAATGATCCAAAACCAATTATCCCGTCAACTGCACTTTTAGATGAACCGGCAAGATCTCCAGATTGTTTAGACGCGCACCTATCTCGGATCAAAAACAAGTCACAAGATGAAGTATTTGTGTAGCGGGGGaattccaacatatatatataaaaggaatCAGGAGGTCTTACCCGAATGCTATGTTTCCCTGGAGGGGTGATGTTTTATAGTCTCCGGACACTTGATCTAAATTAACCCTATCCTTTACAAAGTTTCCTGCAACTTTGGTGCCATCTGCATATTTTACCTCAAATTCGCATGGCTTTCCCACCTTGCACTCTGAAGATTCTCCTTCGAACATAGCAGCACAAACATCTTGCTCACAGGTAATAGATTTCCCACTTGTTGACGCGTGTATGTTATATTGTGTCAGCTCTATCTATTattcaagaaaaagttcaaaTAGCTATTCAGTATACATTGTTCTTTCTGAAAGCAAAGTATATTGGAAGAATAAaggatcatatatatatatatatacacatataccccTAGAGTGGTTTTTGTAGAACAATTGTTACAGCCCGCACAGTTTAGCCAAAAAAGGTCACTTCCTGTATCGACCTGAACGTGATAGTCCTTGGAAGGTGTCCCAATTGAAATCCTAGCGAAATACAATCTGCATTCCCATATTGtatgacaaaaataaataatcacaagaaaaaaatgcatacaagattcaaagattttattcttttcaatacAAACATAGCATTTTGTTTTCCAACATGAAAAAAAAGGAACGTAACTAACCCTGAACCAGTGGGATTGCCGTTGCCACCCAATTGGAAGTCCGCTGGGGCGAGCATTCTGCCATGACGACGGACGTCGTGCGCTTTGAGCTCCTTCAAAACAGCCCTTCCACGCCCACCAAATTTGTGTTCCACATTGAACACCACATTTCCCCCCACCACATGAACCAACAAAACCGACAAAAGAATAAAACACCCTTTTTTCCTCAGATTCATTATCTTGAACATTATATACAAATGCTAAAACtgcgtatgtatatatatatatatatatatcaaaaaagtCTTTGTATGCTTCTGCATATAATGTATGAATGAATCTTTAGAGCGTAGGGattaatttctttattcttaAGTTGgtatattttcttattcttttgtgtgtgtgtgtagggtggagggggtggggggtgggggggaaAACAAGGGAAAATGGAAGGCGGGAGAGGGGAAAAACTAACGAGAGACACACAGAGAAATCAACAAGGAAATGACAAGTGGAGTGTTCAGATACCTTGTAGTTCCCCTAAATTTttcttggaaattttcaaatgtCTTCTCTTGGTCTATACTTTATACCAATACCATGTCCTTCTCTCTCTCACCACAGAAATGGAGGAAAGGTGTAATAGAGGGGAGCCAAATCCAAATGTGTATACGCACTGCTCGGGGAGTTGTTGTCATGTTGTTCGCTTTTAATtcttttcttaagaaaacattaaaaataaaaaaatcaaatcaattccacatgtaCTTCTCACATTCCACGCATGTACACTCACATGCATGTGGTCATAGGAGGTTTGACATGACTCCTATCTCGTTAGTTAGCATTCAAAAAATTTGCATAGGAATAAGGCCAAGTCATTTCTTGTTTCTCCCCTCTTTACAAAGGTTTCACAGGTTTATCTATCCTGAATTAGATCTACTAAGATGAAGAATTAGAGTAAGTAGTAGAAAACCTCCTAATAATCCTTGTTTTCTTAAAAGTTCCTGCTATGATTATACAATGGACGGCTTAAGCACATTGGTGACCTAGATAAAAGTTAAATTCAAGGCCTTGAACTCAAAATAgacatattatatataaatatatatttgaaatttattttctaGCTTTTTGAGATCCAAAGTCACTAATATTTTTAACaattgatttcttctaataatagTATTTTTCAATAGACAATATAACCAACCCACTTAATCTTTCTCGaggcattttttattttaaataagattttatcatcctgattttaaaaaaaaaacttctgtTTGTTGAGAAGACtgttacaatttttttattattattctatgaGTAATATAAATATTTCGAAATGAGTCAAATCTTTTAATTTGACCGAATATCTCAAATAAATAGAGAAGGAAGTAAGgaataaagagagagaagaagTAAAATCTAAGAAAAGTGAGGTTTAAAAAAGTGGTGACTTGAAAACTGAACAAAAATTACacatttttatcttttaagcTAGTGTACTGCCTATTTATTTCTCATCTaaaaatatttcttctcttttatttgaaaaacatactatttttttttaaaacaaatttttgaTGAGACCCGTGAGCCTCTTTTATTCTATAGAAATTCAAAACTATACAAGCAAATGAAGCAGGTCCAACTGGAAACCCGATCCAAAATAGAAAGGAACAAAAGCCCAAAAGCTAATctaaaaagcaagaaaaaacaaaagaacagAGGAAAGTATAGTTTAGTTGTTGTCTCGAAGCTTCCATGGCTTGTTGAGCTTCTCTTCTTCAATGCCCGAGTAATGAAACTCCAATGCGAAGATGTTGATCTGATGCTTCAAGGTGAGTGTATCGATTCAACTCGCCAATATAATTTGTATAGTTGCAAACCAAAACTAGCTTAGAGCCAAAAAGAGTTTTTACTATTAACATTCTACGCCTTTTTGGGTAGGTTCCACATCAAGACATCCGAATAAGCTCTAACCTGATGTTATGGTAATCGATCCCAAACATGAAAATTTCTTCAAAGTATAGATTTATACAGTCAAATCTATCTACTCAAGGTAAGGTTCCAGCCAAATCTGTACTAGATTCACAACTTTGAGATACTTTCGATGTTGGTCTATTTAACTAAACTTTTCTCCGTCGTTTAAGTAGGTTGACCCTCACAAAGAAGTTAATACCACTGTCTAACTTCAGGAGATGGAAATTCAGTCAAATAGGTTAGTATATAACTTACATATTCTAGTACATTTGTATTGTGAACCTTGTTTTATGTATTGTAACAACCTGTCAAAGGCCTCTTATCTTTAGATGATTTGTATGACTTGCATTCCTATGCATTGTGTCGTTTACCTTCTGAAAACATAGCCTTGAAACTCTTTGCTTATCTATGTTTAATAGATTTCTTGCTCTAATGGGTAGATTTGCAAAATGAGTATAGTTTATCGAACATGCAAAATGGAAAACAATGTTAACTAAAATATCTGCCACCTGGTTCCCAATAGTAATCCCTTCCGTTTCCTTCCATTCTTGAATCCTTATCATTTCCGTACTAATATTCCATGGAATCTTTCAATCATTTTCAATGATCCTTTTCATTGCCAAAGAATCAGTTTCCACCACTAAAGACAAATAGTTTTGAGGCAAAATTCTATGCCCTGTTCAATTGCTTTAGCTTCAACATAGAGGCTTGTTGCATTGGAGA from the Capsicum annuum cultivar UCD-10X-F1 chromosome 9, UCD10Xv1.1, whole genome shotgun sequence genome contains:
- the LOC107878242 gene encoding aspartic proteinase 36 gives rise to the protein MFKIMNLRKKGCFILLSVLLVHVVGGNVVFNVEHKFGGRGRAVLKELKAHDVRRHGRMLAPADFQLGGNGNPTGSGLYFARISIGTPSKDYHVQVDTGSDLFWLNCAGCNNCSTKTTLGIELTQYNIHASTSGKSITCEQDVCAAMFEGESSECKVGKPCEFEVKYADGTKVAGNFVKDRVNLDQVSGDYKTSPLQGNIAFGCASKQSGDLAGSSKSAVDGIIGFGSLNSSLISQLAASGTVKKKFAHCLDGVKGGGIFAIGQVVEPHVNSVPLLSNKSHYTLPLDHIEVGGQVLNIPTYKSESKSSQAAILDSGTTLAYIPSKVYKALIDKLREKQPELKIHRFEGVHDCFKYSGKIDDGFPAVTFKFKGNLSLTAYPHDYLFETKNEWCFSWQDGGDVMKDDDATYLLGDMLLSNNLFQYDLEKKTIGWTQYDCSSNIKVKDETSGNVYTVGAHNISSASTMTFTFFFSLISFLCYLLLK